A window of Ananas comosus cultivar F153 linkage group 4, ASM154086v1, whole genome shotgun sequence contains these coding sequences:
- the LOC109709719 gene encoding NAC domain-containing protein 68-like: MVKEMRRADAEAQLNLPPGFRFHPTDEELVVHYLCRKVSGRCLPVPIIAEVDLYKYDPWDLPERALFGQKEWYFFTPRDRKYPNGSRPNRAAGRGYWKATGADKPIRPSGSNRPVGIKKALVFYHGKAPKGIKTDWIMHEYRLAEANRAPGGKKGNLRLDDWVLCRLYNKKNSWARTAAADSMETSHDAGSEAINTPESDIDHDDYHLFDEMAGTGALQYRPFDQMPQLRPTAAGGFPIVEKKEESDWFTELNLEDLQSSLAVFGSGAAPSLDVSSQDYFFSGF, encoded by the exons ATGGTGAAGGAGATGCGGCGAGCCGACGCGGAGGCGCAGCTGAACCTGCCACCTGGGTTCCGGTTCCACCCGACTGACGAAGAGCTCGTCGTCCACTACCTGTGCCGGAAGGTCTCCGGCCGCTGCCTCCCCGTCCCGATCATCGCCGAGGTCGATCTCTACAAGTACGACCCGTGGGACCTCCCag AGAGGGCGCTGTTCGGGCAAAAGGAGTGGTACTTCTTCACGCCGCGCGATCGGAAGTACCCGAACGGGTCGAGGCCGAACCGGGCGGCGGGAAGGGGGTACTGGAAAGCGACGGGGGCGGATAAGCCGATCCGCCCGTCGGGGAGCAACCGGCCGGTCGGGATTAAGAAAGCCCTGGTATTCTACCACGGGAAGGCGCCGAAGGGGATCAAGACCGATTGGATCATGCACGAGTACCGTCTCGCAGAGGCGAACCGCGCTCCCGGAGGGAAAAAGGGCAACTTGAGG TTGGATGATTGGGTACTGTGCCGGCTGTACAACAAGAAGAACAGCTGGGCGagaacggcggcggcggattCGATGGAGACGAGCCACGacgcggggtcggaggcgatcAACACGCCGGAATCGGACATCGACCACGACGACTAccacctgttcgacgaaatggcCGGCACCGGAGCCCTGCAGTACCGCCCGTTCGATCAAATGCCGCAGCTGAGGCCGACCGCGGCGGGCGGATTCCCGATtgtggagaagaaggaggagagcgATTGGTTCACGGAATTGAACCTGGAAGACCTGCAGAGCTCTCTCGCCGTGTTCGGCTCCGGCGCGGCGCCGTCGCTCGACGTGTCGAGCCAAGATTACTTCTTTTCGGGGTTTTGA